In the Phaseolus vulgaris cultivar G19833 chromosome 7, P. vulgaris v2.0, whole genome shotgun sequence genome, one interval contains:
- the LOC137829690 gene encoding uncharacterized protein isoform X3 translates to MGFNSVYRSLQELFPQVDGRLLRAVAIEHPKDADLAAGIVLSEVIPFMSKKLPHATLPQDNAHWATLNVEAESEEEGSSLRHRQLVQDIDVGPSSAPHSIYTKTADYSLVPDLNEALDKSTLLNVSNSNDVTEKFLGMDDMKELDVFQNFEDNFTEEISNKIALETSNGFSQEDNEIFYQRRRHVDVESENFISSGICQEMEPEHNYHIKEATSTKNNGNGTGNHLNEEWVDFVGASADDYNATTSHILEDSEANLIELKSSEAQAVSLAQGNTQNSIDSLQLELDAGFSSVGDKTSYVEDDIGGKKEVSQYSQVCRIDLLEEIIDDAKSNKKTLFSSMESLINLMRDVELQEKAAEQASMEAATGGSNILAMVEGYKTVLEQAKEANDMHAGEVYGEKAILATELKELQSRLLSLSDERDKSLAILDEMRQILEARLAAAEELRKAAENEKLEKEESARKALAEEEKLVEKVLHESGRLQQEAEENSKLREFLMDRGQVVDMLQGEISVICQDIRLLKEKFDANLPLSRSFTSSQTTCKLASSGTSHKTMASDVGSVHSDSSERRKTSRVTSSESLSSKSGHDEEKSKADHNALLDDGWDIFEKDAELNSEVY, encoded by the exons ATGGGTTTCAATTCTGTTTATAGAAGCTTGCAGGAGTTATTTCCGCAG GTTGATGGCAGGTTACTGAGAGCTGTGGCTATTGAACACCCAAAGGATGCTGATCTCGCTGCTGGAATTGTTCTTTCGGAAGTCATCCCGTTCATGTCCAAAAAATTACCCCATGCAACTCTTCCCCAGGACAATGCCCATTGGGCTACACTAAATGTTGAAG CTGAAAGTGAGGAGGAAGGCAGTAGTTTGAGGCACCGTCAGCTTGTTCAAGACATAGATGTGGGGCCTTCTTCTGCTCCACATTCTATATATACCAAAACAGCTGATTATTCTTTGGTACCAGATTTGAATGAAGCTCTGGACAAGTCTACATTGTTGAATGTCAGTAATTCAAATGATGTTACTGAAAAGTTTCTTGGAATGGATGATATGAAGGAGCTAGATGTTTTTCAGAATTTTGAAGATAACTTCACTGAAGAGATCTCAAACAAGATTGCTTTGGAGACATCAAATGGATTTAGTCAGGAAgataatgaaattttttatcagAGACGACGTCATGTTGATGTTGAGTCTGAAAACTTTATTTCTTCTGGTATATGTCAAGAGATGGAACCTGAGCATAATTACCATATCAAGGAGGCTACTTCCACTAAAAACAATGGAAATGGGACTGGAAACCATTTAAATGAGGAGTGGGTAGATTTTGTAGGTGCTTCAGCTGATGATTATAATGCCACTACAAGTCACATACTGGAGGATTCTGAAGCGAACTTGATTGAGTTAAAAAGTTCTGAGGCTCAAGCAGTTTCCCTTGCCCAAGGGAATACACAAAATTCTATAGATAGTCTTCAATTAGAATTGGATGCTGGGTTTTCTAGTGTTGGTGACAAAACTAGTTATGTTGAAGATGATATTGGTGGGAAGAAGGAAGTTAGCCAATATAGTCAAGTATGCAGAATTGATCTGCTTGAGGAAATCATTGATGACGCCAAAAGTAACAAG AAAACCTTGTTTTCATCAATGGAATCTCTTATCAACTTGATGAGGGATGTGGAACTTCAGGAGAAAGCTGCAGAGCAGGCCAGTATGGAAGCTGCTACTGGAGGGTCTAATATTCTAGCCATGGTAGAAGGATATAAAACAGTGCTGGAACAAGCTAAAGAAGCAAATGACATG CATGCAGGAGAAGTTTATGGAGAAAAAGCAATTCTGGCAACTGAACTGAAGGAACTTCAATCACGGTTACTCAGCTTGTCTGATGAACGGGATAAGTCTCTTGCAATTCTCGATGAG ATGCGCCAAATTCTTGAAGCACGACTAGCTGCAGCAGAAGAATTGAGGAAAGCAGCTGAGAATGAAAAACTGGAAAAGGAGGAATCTGCACGAAAGGCTCTTGCTGAAGAGGAAAAATTGGTGGAGAAGGTACTACATGAATCAGGAAGACTACAGCAGGAGGCAGAAGAGAATTCGAAG TTACGGGAGTTCCTTATGGATCGAGGGCAGGTTGTTGATATGTTGCA AGGAGAAATTTCTGTTATTTGTCAGGATATTAGGCTCCTAAAAGAGAAATTTGATGCAAATCTTCCATTGAGTAGATCCTTCACCTCAAGCCAGACCACTTGCAAGTTAGCTTCATCAGGTACGTCCCACAAAACCATGGCATCTGACGTAGGTTCTGTGCATAGTGATTCATCTGAAAGAAGAAAGACAAGCCGGGTAACTTCAAGTGAAAGCCTTTCTTCCAAAAGTGGGCACGACGAGGAAAAATCCAAAGCTGATCACAATGCTCTTCTTGATGATGGATGGGATATTTTTGAGAAAGATGCAGAGCTGAATTCTGAAGTTTACTGA
- the LOC137829690 gene encoding uncharacterized protein isoform X1 translates to MLPNSILLSHWTGQDHSSLLPLLLFHPQFFSLFLFFLFPIILTLFKIRLSILIMGFNSVYRSLQELFPQVDGRLLRAVAIEHPKDADLAAGIVLSEVIPFMSKKLPHATLPQDNAHWATLNVEAESEEEGSSLRHRQLVQDIDVGPSSAPHSIYTKTADYSLVPDLNEALDKSTLLNVSNSNDVTEKFLGMDDMKELDVFQNFEDNFTEEISNKIALETSNGFSQEDNEIFYQRRRHVDVESENFISSGICQEMEPEHNYHIKEATSTKNNGNGTGNHLNEEWVDFVGASADDYNATTSHILEDSEANLIELKSSEAQAVSLAQGNTQNSIDSLQLELDAGFSSVGDKTSYVEDDIGGKKEVSQYSQVCRIDLLEEIIDDAKSNKKTLFSSMESLINLMRDVELQEKAAEQASMEAATGGSNILAMVEGYKTVLEQAKEANDMHAGEVYGEKAILATELKELQSRLLSLSDERDKSLAILDEMRQILEARLAAAEELRKAAENEKLEKEESARKALAEEEKLVEKVLHESGRLQQEAEENSKLREFLMDRGQVVDMLQGEISVICQDIRLLKEKFDANLPLSRSFTSSQTTCKLASSGTSHKTMASDVGSVHSDSSERRKTSRVTSSESLSSKSGHDEEKSKADHNALLDDGWDIFEKDAELNSEVY, encoded by the exons ATGCTCCCCAATTCAATTCTACTTTCACACTGGACTGGTCAAGATCACTCATCTCTTCTCCctcttcttctcttccatcctcaattcttctctctctttctattttttctcttcCCAATTATCTTAACCCTATTCAAAATAAG ATTGTCCATCTTGATCATGGGTTTCAATTCTGTTTATAGAAGCTTGCAGGAGTTATTTCCGCAG GTTGATGGCAGGTTACTGAGAGCTGTGGCTATTGAACACCCAAAGGATGCTGATCTCGCTGCTGGAATTGTTCTTTCGGAAGTCATCCCGTTCATGTCCAAAAAATTACCCCATGCAACTCTTCCCCAGGACAATGCCCATTGGGCTACACTAAATGTTGAAG CTGAAAGTGAGGAGGAAGGCAGTAGTTTGAGGCACCGTCAGCTTGTTCAAGACATAGATGTGGGGCCTTCTTCTGCTCCACATTCTATATATACCAAAACAGCTGATTATTCTTTGGTACCAGATTTGAATGAAGCTCTGGACAAGTCTACATTGTTGAATGTCAGTAATTCAAATGATGTTACTGAAAAGTTTCTTGGAATGGATGATATGAAGGAGCTAGATGTTTTTCAGAATTTTGAAGATAACTTCACTGAAGAGATCTCAAACAAGATTGCTTTGGAGACATCAAATGGATTTAGTCAGGAAgataatgaaattttttatcagAGACGACGTCATGTTGATGTTGAGTCTGAAAACTTTATTTCTTCTGGTATATGTCAAGAGATGGAACCTGAGCATAATTACCATATCAAGGAGGCTACTTCCACTAAAAACAATGGAAATGGGACTGGAAACCATTTAAATGAGGAGTGGGTAGATTTTGTAGGTGCTTCAGCTGATGATTATAATGCCACTACAAGTCACATACTGGAGGATTCTGAAGCGAACTTGATTGAGTTAAAAAGTTCTGAGGCTCAAGCAGTTTCCCTTGCCCAAGGGAATACACAAAATTCTATAGATAGTCTTCAATTAGAATTGGATGCTGGGTTTTCTAGTGTTGGTGACAAAACTAGTTATGTTGAAGATGATATTGGTGGGAAGAAGGAAGTTAGCCAATATAGTCAAGTATGCAGAATTGATCTGCTTGAGGAAATCATTGATGACGCCAAAAGTAACAAG AAAACCTTGTTTTCATCAATGGAATCTCTTATCAACTTGATGAGGGATGTGGAACTTCAGGAGAAAGCTGCAGAGCAGGCCAGTATGGAAGCTGCTACTGGAGGGTCTAATATTCTAGCCATGGTAGAAGGATATAAAACAGTGCTGGAACAAGCTAAAGAAGCAAATGACATG CATGCAGGAGAAGTTTATGGAGAAAAAGCAATTCTGGCAACTGAACTGAAGGAACTTCAATCACGGTTACTCAGCTTGTCTGATGAACGGGATAAGTCTCTTGCAATTCTCGATGAG ATGCGCCAAATTCTTGAAGCACGACTAGCTGCAGCAGAAGAATTGAGGAAAGCAGCTGAGAATGAAAAACTGGAAAAGGAGGAATCTGCACGAAAGGCTCTTGCTGAAGAGGAAAAATTGGTGGAGAAGGTACTACATGAATCAGGAAGACTACAGCAGGAGGCAGAAGAGAATTCGAAG TTACGGGAGTTCCTTATGGATCGAGGGCAGGTTGTTGATATGTTGCA AGGAGAAATTTCTGTTATTTGTCAGGATATTAGGCTCCTAAAAGAGAAATTTGATGCAAATCTTCCATTGAGTAGATCCTTCACCTCAAGCCAGACCACTTGCAAGTTAGCTTCATCAGGTACGTCCCACAAAACCATGGCATCTGACGTAGGTTCTGTGCATAGTGATTCATCTGAAAGAAGAAAGACAAGCCGGGTAACTTCAAGTGAAAGCCTTTCTTCCAAAAGTGGGCACGACGAGGAAAAATCCAAAGCTGATCACAATGCTCTTCTTGATGATGGATGGGATATTTTTGAGAAAGATGCAGAGCTGAATTCTGAAGTTTACTGA
- the LOC137829690 gene encoding uncharacterized protein isoform X2, translating into MNPNFIALRLSILIMGFNSVYRSLQELFPQVDGRLLRAVAIEHPKDADLAAGIVLSEVIPFMSKKLPHATLPQDNAHWATLNVEAESEEEGSSLRHRQLVQDIDVGPSSAPHSIYTKTADYSLVPDLNEALDKSTLLNVSNSNDVTEKFLGMDDMKELDVFQNFEDNFTEEISNKIALETSNGFSQEDNEIFYQRRRHVDVESENFISSGICQEMEPEHNYHIKEATSTKNNGNGTGNHLNEEWVDFVGASADDYNATTSHILEDSEANLIELKSSEAQAVSLAQGNTQNSIDSLQLELDAGFSSVGDKTSYVEDDIGGKKEVSQYSQVCRIDLLEEIIDDAKSNKKTLFSSMESLINLMRDVELQEKAAEQASMEAATGGSNILAMVEGYKTVLEQAKEANDMHAGEVYGEKAILATELKELQSRLLSLSDERDKSLAILDEMRQILEARLAAAEELRKAAENEKLEKEESARKALAEEEKLVEKVLHESGRLQQEAEENSKLREFLMDRGQVVDMLQGEISVICQDIRLLKEKFDANLPLSRSFTSSQTTCKLASSGTSHKTMASDVGSVHSDSSERRKTSRVTSSESLSSKSGHDEEKSKADHNALLDDGWDIFEKDAELNSEVY; encoded by the exons ATGAACCCTAATTTCATTGCTTTGAG ATTGTCCATCTTGATCATGGGTTTCAATTCTGTTTATAGAAGCTTGCAGGAGTTATTTCCGCAG GTTGATGGCAGGTTACTGAGAGCTGTGGCTATTGAACACCCAAAGGATGCTGATCTCGCTGCTGGAATTGTTCTTTCGGAAGTCATCCCGTTCATGTCCAAAAAATTACCCCATGCAACTCTTCCCCAGGACAATGCCCATTGGGCTACACTAAATGTTGAAG CTGAAAGTGAGGAGGAAGGCAGTAGTTTGAGGCACCGTCAGCTTGTTCAAGACATAGATGTGGGGCCTTCTTCTGCTCCACATTCTATATATACCAAAACAGCTGATTATTCTTTGGTACCAGATTTGAATGAAGCTCTGGACAAGTCTACATTGTTGAATGTCAGTAATTCAAATGATGTTACTGAAAAGTTTCTTGGAATGGATGATATGAAGGAGCTAGATGTTTTTCAGAATTTTGAAGATAACTTCACTGAAGAGATCTCAAACAAGATTGCTTTGGAGACATCAAATGGATTTAGTCAGGAAgataatgaaattttttatcagAGACGACGTCATGTTGATGTTGAGTCTGAAAACTTTATTTCTTCTGGTATATGTCAAGAGATGGAACCTGAGCATAATTACCATATCAAGGAGGCTACTTCCACTAAAAACAATGGAAATGGGACTGGAAACCATTTAAATGAGGAGTGGGTAGATTTTGTAGGTGCTTCAGCTGATGATTATAATGCCACTACAAGTCACATACTGGAGGATTCTGAAGCGAACTTGATTGAGTTAAAAAGTTCTGAGGCTCAAGCAGTTTCCCTTGCCCAAGGGAATACACAAAATTCTATAGATAGTCTTCAATTAGAATTGGATGCTGGGTTTTCTAGTGTTGGTGACAAAACTAGTTATGTTGAAGATGATATTGGTGGGAAGAAGGAAGTTAGCCAATATAGTCAAGTATGCAGAATTGATCTGCTTGAGGAAATCATTGATGACGCCAAAAGTAACAAG AAAACCTTGTTTTCATCAATGGAATCTCTTATCAACTTGATGAGGGATGTGGAACTTCAGGAGAAAGCTGCAGAGCAGGCCAGTATGGAAGCTGCTACTGGAGGGTCTAATATTCTAGCCATGGTAGAAGGATATAAAACAGTGCTGGAACAAGCTAAAGAAGCAAATGACATG CATGCAGGAGAAGTTTATGGAGAAAAAGCAATTCTGGCAACTGAACTGAAGGAACTTCAATCACGGTTACTCAGCTTGTCTGATGAACGGGATAAGTCTCTTGCAATTCTCGATGAG ATGCGCCAAATTCTTGAAGCACGACTAGCTGCAGCAGAAGAATTGAGGAAAGCAGCTGAGAATGAAAAACTGGAAAAGGAGGAATCTGCACGAAAGGCTCTTGCTGAAGAGGAAAAATTGGTGGAGAAGGTACTACATGAATCAGGAAGACTACAGCAGGAGGCAGAAGAGAATTCGAAG TTACGGGAGTTCCTTATGGATCGAGGGCAGGTTGTTGATATGTTGCA AGGAGAAATTTCTGTTATTTGTCAGGATATTAGGCTCCTAAAAGAGAAATTTGATGCAAATCTTCCATTGAGTAGATCCTTCACCTCAAGCCAGACCACTTGCAAGTTAGCTTCATCAGGTACGTCCCACAAAACCATGGCATCTGACGTAGGTTCTGTGCATAGTGATTCATCTGAAAGAAGAAAGACAAGCCGGGTAACTTCAAGTGAAAGCCTTTCTTCCAAAAGTGGGCACGACGAGGAAAAATCCAAAGCTGATCACAATGCTCTTCTTGATGATGGATGGGATATTTTTGAGAAAGATGCAGAGCTGAATTCTGAAGTTTACTGA